In the genome of Nonomuraea sp. NBC_00507, the window AGCCCGCCGTGGACGCTGCCCGCCGGCCTGCTCACCGCCCCCTCGGCACTCGGCGGCCTGCGGGCCCCGGCGTGGTTGGTGCTGCTGGTGCTGGCCGTGGTCGGCACCGTGCTGCCCTACCTGGCCGGGCTGCGGGCACTGCGTGATCTGCCTTCGGCACTGGCCAGCGTACTGGCGTTGGTGGAGCCGCTGGTCGCCGCCGTGCTGGCCTGGCTGCTCCTCGGCCAGGCGCTCGGCCTGACGCAGCTGGCCGGGGCGGTGATGTTGCTCACTGGCGCGGTGCTGGTGCAACTGGCCGGCCCGAAACCGCTCCCGGACGGCCCCCGCCAGGATCGCCGGTGACCACTCTCGTTACCGCCTTGCTCGGCATGCCCCGTGCCCAGGTGATGTGGCACTGCAGTGGGTATTCACTGCGGCTCTGGGTCGAGGCAGCTTCCGGTCTCATGTACCTGGTCCTTCGGCGGGGGCGCGATGGACACGTCGCTTCCCCAGCCGGTGAAGTCGATCTCGGCCTCGGCTGTCCTGGGTACGCCTTCCTCGGCCAGAGGATCGGCCGTGATGAGACGGACCCGGCGGGGAAGCTGGTCCGGCCCGACCCACAACTGCCACGAGACCTGTGCCGAGCGGGACTGCTTCAGCAGCTGTGCTGCCATAACGGGGTCGTCGCCTGGGGCCAGGATGCTGAATTCCGCCTGCGCGGCACTCCCGGAATGTACGACGGTGGCGACCGCGTCGATGATCCCGCCGGAGGAGGGAGCAGGGGCCGCAAGCTTCTGCAGCACCTTGGGTGACAGGACTGCACGTGCGTCGAGTGCCCCGAGGAGGCGCGCCGCCATCCCGCATTTGGGCCCGCTGTGGTGAAGCCAGGTCTTGCCGGCGGGAACGTCCCTCCGGTCGGCTCGCTGCTCGTAGGTGCCGGAGTCGCCGATCGAGATCGCCCTGGTCGTCATAGAGGACAGATCATCCGGGATGACGTCCTTCAGATCTTCGGGGATGTTGGTTCGGTAATAGGTCGTGGTCAGATCGGAGGCAGCCGCACCGAGCCGCAGGATTCCGGTGGTCCGGCTCTCGCTGTATTCGCCGATGTTGACCAGTACGATGTCGTCGTCGTCCGCCGGAGGGGTGGGTATCGCTTTGCCGTAGTCCAGACGGACGAGCTTGGTGACCTTCACTCCGGTCGAGCCCTTCGCCTGCTGGGCCACCGCCTCAGCGGGCGTCCGCGCCGCCATCGCGCTCTGTCCGCCGCACCCGGCCGTCAGGGTGATCAGGAGCACGGTCGGCGCGATCCTCGATAAATGCACCCGGTGATCATAAGGGCGATGGGGCGCAGTTCACTCTGGCGCCAGCCGGTTGAGCCGCGGAGGCCTGCCCCGGCTCCGTGCGCGCGGCGTCCCGGCAACTCGAAGACCCCGGCAACTTCACGGTTGCCGGGGTCTTCGTGCTTTCACACGGCTTCATCCTGAATGACGCCTGCATCGCCGTTTTGGATGTCCGCGGCGACGTGCACGAGCTCCCGACAGGCCACCACCATCCACTCTTGCGTACGCCATTCATCTCTGAGTACAGTGTTCGCATCGCAAGAACGACGTTCACAAGGAGTTGCCCCCATGGACGCGAGACACCCTCGCCGCTGGCTGATCCTCATCGTGTTGTGCCTCAGCACGCTGGTGCTGGTCGTCGACAACATGGCGCTGACGGTCGCGGTGCCGCCGCTGGCCGCCGACCTGGGCGCGAGCGCGCAGGACATCCAGTGGATCCTGGAGTCCTACATGCTGGTCTTCGCCGGCCTGCTGCTGACCGCCGGCTCGCTGTCCGACCGGTACGGCCGCCGCCGAGTGATGATCATCGGTTTGCTGCTGTTCGGGGCCGCGTCCCTGGCGGCGACCATGGCCACCAGCGCCGGCCTGTTGATCGCGGCCCGGGTGGCGATGGGCGTCGGTGGCGCGCTGGTGATGCCCAGCACCCTGTCGATCCTCATCACCGTCTTCACCGACGAGGGCGAGCGGCGCAAGGCGATGGCCGGCTGGGGTGCGGTCGCCATGCTCGGCCTGGTCGGCGGCCCGGTGCTGGGCGGCGCGCTGATCGCCTCGTTCGGCTGGGAGTCGGTCTTCTGGATCAACGTGCCGATCGCGGCGCTGGCCATCCTCGCCGCCCTGGTGCTGATGCCCGAGTCCAAAGGCCCCTGGGCCAAGCCCGACCCGCTGGGTGCGATCCTGTCGATGATCGGCATGTCCGCGCTGGTGTGGACGATCAACGAGCTCGCCCACGGCATCTCCTGGACCTCGCTGATCATCGCGGTCGTCGCGCTGACCGCGTTCCTGATCTGGGAGCTGCGCACGGCGCACCCGATGGTCCCGCTCAAGCTTTTCCGGGACCGCGACTTCGCCGGCGGCAGCCTCTCCCTCACCCTGGTCCAGGTCGGCAACGGCGGTCTGCTGCTGGTGCTCACCCAGTACCTGCAGTTCGTGCTCGGCTACACGCCCACCGAGGCCGGGCTGGCGTTCATCCCGATGGCCATCGCCTCCCTGCTCTTCAACGGCATCGGCGCCGGACTCGGCGCCAAGCTCGGCAACCGCGCCACCGCCGTGCTCGGCATGGTGGTGATGGCAGCCGGGTTCGGCGTCCTGGCCGTCTCGTCCGACAGCTTCGTGACGCTGGCCATCGCCCAGTTCGTCCTCGGCGCCGGCGGCGGCCTGGCCATGCCCACCGCGATCGCCGCGCTCATGGGAGCCATCCCCACCGAGCAGGCCGGCGTCGGCTCCGCACTCAACGACACCATTCAGCAGGCCGGCGCCGCCCTCGGCGTGGCCCTCCTGGGCAGCATCGCCACCAGCAGCTACACCGCGGCCATGCCTGCCGGCGCACCCGAGGCGGCGCGCCGCTCCATCGCCGTCGCCGTGACCGACCCGGCCTTGGCCGCGGCCGCCCGGGAGGCGTACAACGCGGCGATGTCGGCCACCTTCGTCGGCGCTGCCGCAGGCGTGCTCGGCGCCGCCGTCCTGGCCCTGCTCCTGCTGCGCGGACGCAAGCCCGCCCCTGCCGCGGAAACTGCCGCGGAAACTGCCGCGGAAACTGCCGCGGAAACTGCCGCGGAAACCGATCAGCCCCTCGTCACCGCCGGCCACTGAACACCATCCGGCACCCCATAACCACGCGTACCCAAGATCGCCGACCGGGCTTCATCGCCGCGTCGGTGATCTTGTTGTTGGGCCTCCAGCCGCCGTTGCGCGACCGCGGGCTAGGGTCGCGGCGTGAGAGAAGAGATCGCTCAGGTGCTCGGCGCCTCTGACGCCACAGTGGAATCGTTGACGCACAATGCGATGAACGGCGTGACCGCAGGGATATGGCGGGTTCAAACGCAGGACCGCTCGGCCATCCTCAAGGTGCTGACCAGGCGGAAGAACGCTCACGACGGGTGGGAATCCTCCTCAGACCCGCTGCACTGGAACTATTGGCGCAGGGAAGCCGATGTCTACGCTGACGACCTGCCGGCGCTGTGGTCCGGCACCGGCGTGCGCGCCCCCCGGCTGCTGAAGCTGATCGAACGGGAGGACGGCGACCTGGCGCTGTGGCTCGAGGACGTGACCGGACAACCGGCCACGTCATGGGAGATTGATCGACACGGCCATCTCGGCTACCAAGTGGGCATGGCCCAGGGCAGCGCCGGGCCAGCGGATCGGCCCTGGACGAGCCGGTCGTTCCTGCGGGACTACATCGACTCCAAGCGCGTGCCGTACGAACTGCTGGAGGACGACGACGCTTGGCGGCATCCCCTGATCCGCGAGAACTTCCCGCCCAGCCTGCGCGCCGAGTTGCTGCGGCTGCACCGCGACCGGGAGTGGTTCCTGACGGTCATGGAATCGCTTCCCCGCGCACTGTGCCACCTCGACTTGTGGCCCAGCAACGCGATCGACGCGGACGGCCAGAGCGTGCTCCTCGACTGGGCGTTCGCCGGTGACGGCGCGCTGGGCGAGGACATCGGCAATTACATTCCCGACAGCGTCTTCGACCTCTACCTGCCGGCTGCGCGGCTGCCTGACCTGGACGCGGCCGTGTTCGGCGGCTACCTCCGCGGGCTGCGCGAGGCCGGCTGGCGTGGAGACGAGCGCCAGGTCCGGCTCGCCGTCTGCGCCTCGGCGGTCAAGTACGACTGGCTGGTCCCATGGATGCTGCAGCGCGTCGACCGGCAGCCCCGGGCGTACGGTGGCCAGGCGTCCGTCGACGCGGCCCGTCTCTTCCGGGAACGCGGCACCGCCATGATGTTCCTCGCCGCGTGGGCCGATGAGGCCCGCCGGTTGTCGGACAGGTGAGCTGATCCGAGCCCGATGGTGTGGCACCTGGCCGAGAACTCGAATCCCGGCTTTTGGTGAAAGGGGATACCACACCGAGGAACGGAGCACAGGCTTGATAGCGACTGACCGATAGGACCAATTTGGTCAGTTCGTTGGCTAGAGTGGTCGCGACACGACAGGGAGGGAGCCGTCATGAAGGACGCAGTCAGGCATGGCCGTGCGCTGGTGGTCGGGCTTGGGATCGCGGGCATCGCCACCGCGCTACGGCTACGGCAGGTCGGCTGGGAGCCGGTGCTGGTGGAGAGAGCAGCCGCACGCCGCTCAAGCGGCTACTTCATCATGCTGTTCGGCACCGGCATCGCCTCCGCACGACGGCTGGGCGTGCTGGAGGCGATCCCCGACCGCAGCAGCCCGCAGCTCGCCGCCTTCGAGGTGAACCGGGCCGGGCGCCGCAGCCCCGGCATGAGCCCGGCCAACCTTCCCGGCAAACCCCGGCTGGTGCTGCGCGGCGACATCGAGCAGGCACTGTTCTCCGCCCTCCCGGACGATGTGGAGATCCGCTACTCCACCGTGCCCACCCACATCACCCAGGACGACTCCGCAGCCGAGGTCACCCTGCACGACACCGCCTCCGGCGCCACCGTCACCGAGCGCTTCGACCTGGTGGTGGGCGCCGACGGGATGCGCTCCACCGTGCGCCGGCTGGCCTTCGGCCCCGAGGATCATCTGCATCCGCTGAACTACATGATCGGCGCCACCGTCCTGGACAAGCCGATCGAGGGCTTTCGCCAGGATCAGGGCCTGGTCATGGCCGAGCCGGGACGCTCGGCATGGATCTTCCCCTTCTCCGACCACACTCCGGGCCTGCTGTTCTCCTACCGCACCGACGACATCGACGCCGAGTTCACCCGCCCGCCGATCGAGTCCATCCGCGCCGCCTTCGGCCCGCAGCCGCCCGGAGCCCTGCTGGAGAACCTGTTCACGGCGTTCGAGCAGGCGCCGGACCACCTGTTCGACTCCGTACACCAGGTCAAGATGCCGCGCTGGCACCGCGGCCGGGTCGTCCTGGTCGGCGACGCCGCCTGGTGCGTCACCCTGTACGCGGGCATGGGCGCCTCGAGCGGCATGGCCGGCGGCGAGCTGCTGGGCACCATGCTGCAGCGCCACCCTGGCGACCTGCCCGGTGCGCTACGGTCCTGGGAGGCCCGGATGCGGCCGTTCATCCACACCGAGCAGGACAGCGCACTGTTCATGCGCAGGCTCTTCACGCCCCACGACCGCAAGGAGCAGATCATGCGCAGCGCAATGCTCCGCCTCATGCACGCACCGGTCATCGGAAAGACCATGGGCAGGATGATGAACGGCGCGGACATGAAGAACAAAACCTTCGACGTCGCCGCCGTGTGACCCGACGGTGTGACCCGGCCCCAGCACGAAAGAAGAGGACAGCCCAGGTGAGCCAGCTGATCGAGCGCCACTCGCGCAAAGCCGCCCGCATCCTGGACAGCGCACGCGAGCTGGTGCTCGACCACGGCGTGCGCAAGGTCACCGTCAGCGAGATCGCCCGCGCGGCGGGGGTCGGCAAGGGCACCGTCTACCTTTACTGGCCCGCCAAGGAGGATCTCATCCTCGGGCTGTTCGCCCGCGAACTGCTCACCTTCCTGGATGAGATCATCACCCGCCTCACCGCCGACCCCGCCACCGTGCTGCCGCACCGCCTGGCCCCGCTGCTGATCCGCACCGGGCAGCACCTCCCTCTCGCACGCCGCGCGCAAAGCGGCGACACCGACCTGCTGCGACTGCTCACCCAGCAGACCGGCGACCGCGAGCTGTTCGCCCGCACCACACCCAGCGCGCTGTGCGAGACGGGCCTGCCGATCCTGCACCGCCACGGCCTGATCCGCCATGACCGTCCCCTGCCCGACCTGATCTACACCGTGCACGCCGTGCTCACCGGGTTCGGCGCCGCCCTGTCCGACCCGGCCGCCGCGGCCCTCGGCGTCGACGACCCTGACCAGGTCCTCGCCGACACCGTGGCCCAGCTCCTCGAACCCCCCGTCGCCCCCAGCGAGCCGGCGATCGCCGCAGCCGCCGAGGAGACCCTCGTCGTCCTGCGCGAGATCCAGGAGGCGATGCTGGACCTCATCGACCGCAGCCAGGTCGCCCCCCAATAAGCGATCACAGAATCCGGCCACTGGGTCTCCGCCTGAGTTCTGGTGATGGTGCTCGGCACGGGCCTTCTTGACCAGGCCTCTCGTCAGCCTGGTCCGTCGATCGGGTTGGTGCCGAATCGATCGGAGAGCGTGACGACTCGTTCGAGATGGGCGAAGGCCCCTTCCGGGTGCCGGCGGGCCTCCTCGAGGAAGCGGCTGCGCATGCTCGAGACGAAGTCGAGACGCGGGTAGGCCTTCAAAATGCCGGCGAGATCGTCCGGCACGAGCTCTTCGTAGTCGAGTCCGGCGACGTCCACGGCGGCTCCCGCTTGGATCAGCCGGTACACGGGCACCTCCTCGGCGACGAGGTTGGTGTGCCGCAGGATCGCCTCTTCGACCAGGTGGATGCGGTCCAGATCCCATC includes:
- a CDS encoding MFS transporter, with the translated sequence MDARHPRRWLILIVLCLSTLVLVVDNMALTVAVPPLAADLGASAQDIQWILESYMLVFAGLLLTAGSLSDRYGRRRVMIIGLLLFGAASLAATMATSAGLLIAARVAMGVGGALVMPSTLSILITVFTDEGERRKAMAGWGAVAMLGLVGGPVLGGALIASFGWESVFWINVPIAALAILAALVLMPESKGPWAKPDPLGAILSMIGMSALVWTINELAHGISWTSLIIAVVALTAFLIWELRTAHPMVPLKLFRDRDFAGGSLSLTLVQVGNGGLLLVLTQYLQFVLGYTPTEAGLAFIPMAIASLLFNGIGAGLGAKLGNRATAVLGMVVMAAGFGVLAVSSDSFVTLAIAQFVLGAGGGLAMPTAIAALMGAIPTEQAGVGSALNDTIQQAGAALGVALLGSIATSSYTAAMPAGAPEAARRSIAVAVTDPALAAAAREAYNAAMSATFVGAAAGVLGAAVLALLLLRGRKPAPAAETAAETAAETAAETAAETDQPLVTAGH
- a CDS encoding FAD-dependent monooxygenase; the protein is MKDAVRHGRALVVGLGIAGIATALRLRQVGWEPVLVERAAARRSSGYFIMLFGTGIASARRLGVLEAIPDRSSPQLAAFEVNRAGRRSPGMSPANLPGKPRLVLRGDIEQALFSALPDDVEIRYSTVPTHITQDDSAAEVTLHDTASGATVTERFDLVVGADGMRSTVRRLAFGPEDHLHPLNYMIGATVLDKPIEGFRQDQGLVMAEPGRSAWIFPFSDHTPGLLFSYRTDDIDAEFTRPPIESIRAAFGPQPPGALLENLFTAFEQAPDHLFDSVHQVKMPRWHRGRVVLVGDAAWCVTLYAGMGASSGMAGGELLGTMLQRHPGDLPGALRSWEARMRPFIHTEQDSALFMRRLFTPHDRKEQIMRSAMLRLMHAPVIGKTMGRMMNGADMKNKTFDVAAV
- a CDS encoding HD domain-containing protein — its product is MIPSIPSSLTAQAAADLAAEAAPAYLLNHSYRTYLFGRCIVAEPEVDEEVAFVAAMIHDLGLTDAYQGESDFARSGADLACRFLDSRGWDLDRIHLVEEAILRHTNLVAEEVPVYRLIQAGAAVDVAGLDYEELVPDDLAGILKAYPRLDFVSSMRSRFLEEARRHPEGAFAHLERVVTLSDRFGTNPIDGPG
- a CDS encoding TetR/AcrR family transcriptional regulator, which translates into the protein MSQLIERHSRKAARILDSARELVLDHGVRKVTVSEIARAAGVGKGTVYLYWPAKEDLILGLFARELLTFLDEIITRLTADPATVLPHRLAPLLIRTGQHLPLARRAQSGDTDLLRLLTQQTGDRELFARTTPSALCETGLPILHRHGLIRHDRPLPDLIYTVHAVLTGFGAALSDPAAAALGVDDPDQVLADTVAQLLEPPVAPSEPAIAAAAEETLVVLREIQEAMLDLIDRSQVAPQ